NNNNNNNNNNNNNNNNNNNNNatcctggcaggtttgggttaaccggtgttaactcggtcaccgctccggttcagtgtgaacggggtgtgacagctagattcttagaggatggtaacattagtgggagtgagaaaccatgtaatgtggtatttgaagaacatcaaatttctTTACCGACTTATGTACATCGTGATAACATTGTTGTTCCACGGGTGACTGTTCATAATGATCTagtggaacaacaaactatagaagatgtacatattcatcatgatgatgttgtcTCACAGGTAACTGTTGAAAATGATCCTATGGGACAACAAACTATAGAAGATGTACATattcatcatgatgatgttgtcCTACAGGTAACTGTTGAAAATGATCCTATGGAATAACAAACTATTGAAGATGTATCACTTCATGATGTAATTACCACTGATAATACTATGCATATTTCTCAACTGGAaattcaaggaagaccttagagGGTTCGAAGGTCTGCTATTTCTGATGACTATATAGTATATCTCCAAGAATCAGAGTTTGATATTGGAATCAAGAATGACCCATTAACCTTTTCACAGGCCATAAACAataatgattctcttaaatCGGTAGATGCCataaaagatgagatgaagtccaTGAGTAACAATGATGTCTGGGATCTCGTTCAATTACCAACGGGCTTTAAggcgattggttgtaaatgggtatttaaaaacAAATGCGCCTCGAAGGGTAATATTGAGAGACATAAAGCTAGACTAGTTACAAAGGGATTCACTCAGAAAGAAGACATTGATTACcatgaaaccttctctcctgtctctaagaaggattctctgagaatcatattggcattagtagttcattatgatctagagcttcaccaaatggatgtgaaaactgcatcttgaatggggatttagatgaggaagtctacatgaaccaacctgagggatttagtgattaagaaaaagaaaaactagtgtgcaaacttaagaaatccatatacagacttaaacaagcttccagacagtggtatattaaatttaattatatcATTGTTTCTTTCGGATTTGTTGAGAACACCTTTGATAGgtgtatatatctgaaacttagtgggagtaagtttatatttctggtcttatatgtggatgatattttacttgctagtaatgattttggtttgttgagtgatacaaagacctttctttctaagaactttgaaatgaaagacATGGGTTTAGCTTATTTCGTTATCGGCATTGAGATATTTCATGATAGATCTCGTCGGATATTTGGGCTATCacagaaaacctatattaaCAAAGTTTTGGAAAGATATAGCATGATGAATTGCAAATCAGGTGTTTCCCccattatcaaaggagataagttCAGTCTAAATCAATGCCCAAAGAATGATCTGGAAAGAACACAAATAAAGGATATTCCCTATTCTTCCGCAGTAGGGAGTCTTATGTATGCAATGACTTGTACTAGTCCAGACATCAGTTTTGCTGTTGGTATGCTAGGCAGATATGTGAGTAATCCTGGCATGGATCATTGGGTTGCagcaaagaaggtgatgaggTATTTAAAGAGGACTAGGGAGTACATGCTTACTTACAGAGCATCTGATCGGTTAGAAGTGATCGGATATTCAGACTTTGATTATGCAGGATGCCTCGACAGTAGGAAATCTACATTAGGATACATCTTTCTACTTGCTGGTGGACGATTTCTTGGAAGTCCAAGAAACAGACTTATGtctctacttctactatggaagcagagTTTGTGGCATGCTTTAAGGCCACATCTATGGCAATTTGGTTACGGAACTTTATCTCAGGACTTCGGGTTGTCGACACCATTTCGAAGCCGCTgagaatgtattgtgacaatgttgctgccgtatattactccaagaatgataaGCATTCAAGTAGAGCAAAACATATTGGAGTAAAATACAATTTTATGAAGGAATCAGTTTAGAAACAAGAAGTGTCTATCACACACATTAAGACAAGTCTGATGATTGCGGATCCTATGACCAAGGCATTAGCGCCTAAACACTTTACAGATCTTGTAATGGACATGggtttatgtaaagtttgatgtaatggtcatattatgttagacatttttacttatttatttaaatgatcatgatatttgttgtttctgaatatttctcACTTCATTGTcatgtgtacacattttatttaatatatgtgagatattatgttggaccatttaCTTATAGAATTTTCTGGTCTTTTCCCTCCTTTTGCTCCTGTTTGGATGAAGTAATTAGTGTTGTGACTATGGAAGGGAGTATGTCGTTATATGACGTATAACCATCATGATCCACATTAATAGTTTTGttcaaatataatattatgattgtgatgacataaagttgatgggtttactttcaaatactgcagtatgatgttagaatccaaattatgtttgagattataattatgtggtcatatggttcaagtgggagattgtaagaatattctctagaatattctctattattatcccatataccaattaggttattgaccgatactaatctcatagaattggattccaaataggaaacccactcctcgtcaaattaggaaaaaatgTCCTACCCTATTTACACACCTTAATGGGAGGGTGCAAAACTTTACCTAATAGGACTTTAGGTCCTCCTCCTACTCGAACGTCAATCTCATTATAggttccatcaccaagagaACATTAAGGGAGCTAGCgggagaaacctagaagatCAATTGTGTTCGTGATTGGGATTGTAAGAATAAAGATACAGGAAGAATATAATGGCGGCAAATTCTTCAtagtcgatggtgaacggtatgcgtcgacccttatagtttaattttgtgattcaatgattgtatgtCAAGATCCTATCTGTTGTTATTAGTAGGAATAACATCCTTCAATTGACACTCAGTATTCTTACAATGCATTACTTTATTAGGGTGGAAAACAATTTTCTAGCCTTATTCAATGCTTTAACTCTCTCTGCATTCAATATTCTTACAATGCATAATGTGAGTGGATAATGAAATGAAGTACATAACAGAAAGTCTTGTGAAGGATAAGTCCCATTGGATTTCAATGCAGGTACTTAAAATCCATCAacaatcagagagagagagagagagagagagagagagagagagagaggttctctTTTCACAAAGGAGACAGCCTTAAAATCATGAAATTTCCTAGCTAATGAAGAAGATGGCTAGATCAAAGAGAGCATGGCACCACATTTCCCATTTTCAGATGTTGGagcataaaaccctaaaatacccAAATCTCGATAATATTAGAGATTCAACAAGCATTATCCAAAACTATTGGTAATCTAAACAAAGGAAAGCAATCACAGTCCAAGGCCAATCGAAGAACCGAATTCATGCCCAAAAAATGGTCTTGACCAACGACCACATCGATGGTCAAAGGACACATTTGTTCAGATAAGGGTTCATGGGGTTTTTCTGAATGTGAGAGCTGGGAAGATTCCGGCCATGAACAATGCTTAGGACGCTTGAGAAGAGATTCTTTACCGTCTCCATCAAATTCCTTTCCCACGATtgtaattttatgttttttgggAGTGGGGTAGTTACGTTGAATCGGATTTGAGGGTAAGATGTTGTAGACAAtttcttctatgtttttttGGTGAGATTctttcaagttgttgaagataCAAGATGATGTAGAGCACCTTTAAGGGAGCAGGGAGGAGATGGGATGACCTTGGAAAATGATCTATCAATTTGGAATGATGAGCTAGGACCCGGATTCTCTCCATAGAgtccatggaccatagagttaTCCCATGGCTAAGAGGACTTGGGCACACGTCTTGAGATCACCCCAGCTATGAGATCACTCTATAGTCCATGGACTCTATGGAGATGAATCCTATCCTCATCATCGAGGGTTTTGGTGTAGGTTGCTCCTTGAAGGTTCCAAAAAGGATCCAAAAGCGTGGAGAATGATGAAAGGGGTTTTCATCAATTTTCCCCTCCCACTTGTTTCAAGGAACAGGAAATTAACTCCAATTTGTTTTTCCAAACTCATTTTTAAACACAAAAATTCacataaattttaatttctgtttcaaaaaatggGTAAAAccaaacaggtttatcaaacggTTTCGGCGGTGTTTTCCGTTTTTGAgcacaaaaaatggaaaacacgTCCCTTCTGTTTTCCGTCTTCTGTCTATAGGGTAAGGATAAGAAATTCTGATCCCTTTACCTTCTTTAGGCGCTCGTAATCAGGGTTGGTTTCTTCATCCACTTAGGCGCTCGTAATCAGGGTTGGTTTCTTCATCCACTCTGGTTATTTggaaagacttttttttttttttttacctttactGTTGTGGCCTTTCGTTCTCTTACGATTGTTGCAACTGTCTAGGCCTTTAGAATTAGGGGTTGTTCGATAGTCTTGTAGTTGGAGTGAAGATGATGCAACCTGCAACAGGCGTGGTTCCTCCTCCGATGGCTCCCCGACCGATGGATCAACAGCACCAACAACAGCCACCACCGCAGCAGCAGTGGATGATGATGCCCCCGCAACAGCCTTTTCAGCCACACCCCGCTCATGCGTGGTCCCAACAGCCGCAGCAAGCCCCGCAGCCGCAGGTACCACCTCAACAACCGCAGCCCCAAacgcagcagcagcagcatcagTACATGCCTGCACAACCAGCGAGCGCAGATGAGATCCGCACGCTTTGGATTGGGGATTTACAGTACTGGATGGAAGAGAGCTACATTAACAGTTGTTTTTCTGCTTATGCAGGCGAGGTaattctttcatcttcttcgaGATAGTAGAAGAATTTACGTGCagtttctttcatcttctttggAATATTCAAagaattttaactttttttttttttactggggAATATTGTTTCAGATATCTAGAATGTGCAATATTGaagattatttttgtttttattattattgctgAACTTATTTTGGTTAGATGAATCTATACCTGACCCAACAACCGTCGATCTCAGTAGGTAATTATGTTTTCAAAGCATTAGGGTTTTAAAGAAAACCCAGGGTGTACAAAACACAATGCTGGCAGTCCTGTCAACCCACTTGGTACTGAACGCACTATTTGTCAGTTTAAAAATTAGCCAGTGGGATATATAGATTATCCTTACTTCGCAAGTGAAT
This genomic stretch from Macadamia integrifolia cultivar HAES 741 chromosome 2, SCU_Mint_v3, whole genome shotgun sequence harbors:
- the LOC122064885 gene encoding secreted RxLR effector protein 161-like, which codes for MGLAYFVIGIEIFHDRSRRIFGLSQKTYINKVLERYSMMNCKSGVSPIIKGDKFSLNQCPKNDLERTQIKDIPYSSAVGSLMYAMTCTSPDISFAVGMLGRYVSNPGMDHWVAAKKVMRYLKRTREYMLTYRASDRLEVIGYSDFDYAGCLDSRKSTLGYIFLLAGGRFLGSPRNRLMSLLLLWKQSLWHALRPHLWQFGYGTLSQDFGLSTPFRSR